The Pyxidicoccus sp. MSG2 DNA segment GAACGCCCGGAGGTCGGCCACGTGGAAGTGCGGCGAGTCCTCGTCGCCCGCGACACGGGAGTTCAGCTGCTCCGCGACGATGCCGTTCCCCAAATCCCGGGAGAAGAGCAGGTTGGAGAAGCGTCCCGAGTCCTCGCAGCGGGCCTGCACGGCGCCCAGTTGTTCCACGAGTGCCTCGGGTGCGAGCGCGGTGCGGAAGACGCGGACCTGGAGGTCCACCTCTCCCGGCTCGGTCGTGAGCGCGAAGGTCGCCCGGTTGGGGAAGTGGCCGTCCGCGAAGCGCACCGTGAGGGGAATGCGCTCGTGGGGCGTGAGCTCCATGCGGGGCAGGAGGATGAGGGCGCGCTCGGTGATGTCGATGCGCTCGAAGCGCTCACGCGACGCGCCCAACTCCACGCTGGCGGGGAGCACGGGGGAGTCGAACAGCAGCACGGTGGCGGTGCCGGCCGCGACGTGCACTCCGTGCGTCGTCGCCGGATTCTCCGCGGAGAGGGTGATGTGCCGTTGACGCATCTGCCGCTCCACACCGGTTTCTCCCGCGACCGCCGTCATACCTGCCAAGGTGGTAAGCACCAGCATGACCCGAGGAAATGGTTGGAGCAAGTCCTGACTACCTCCTGGGTCGCTACCCTAACAGGGAGGGGCGACACACGGGGACCCGCGAG contains these protein-coding regions:
- a CDS encoding DUF2381 family protein; translation: MLVLTTLAGMTAVAGETGVERQMRQRHITLSAENPATTHGVHVAAGTATVLLFDSPVLPASVELGASRERFERIDITERALILLPRMELTPHERIPLTVRFADGHFPNRATFALTTEPGEVDLQVRVFRTALAPEALVEQLGAVQARCEDSGRFSNLLFSRDLGNGIVAEQLNSRVAGDEDSPHFHVADLRAFVAPGLMALAVTLLLAEGQPHWRPGRVEVLDEQTVEQIPVRAADLDVQTLRPGVMGRLVLELRAGPASTAERVRIHVHEQGGSRILKLKGVRLPRPPPGVAH